In Asterias rubens chromosome 10, eAstRub1.3, whole genome shotgun sequence, the following proteins share a genomic window:
- the LOC117295505 gene encoding ileal sodium/bile acid cotransporter-like gives MEVETANLPEYETVISIQTVFLHVVISTGSIVIGCRVTPDDFTNCVKKPTALWLTTLAVVFVAPLSAYVLSLALHLHFSDGITLLVASCCPADILSPIFAYYTNADVTLCLSVIVLTTAMSVGMIPLGIVFCASAFSELNLVEIPHDTIVFILIQYVIGLSMGMAFRKFNEKWANHTVRFLSFVPPLLVIVMVTLTTVQIPRSIQASLVGAFSVLIYLLLMLAATYIIGALSGQEHATSRAMALCAANKSTLLVLTIVHNSYPGDVLAEALPVPTLLVLVYIAFGVLLSALHIIYTKVKERQSDATLSFEARA, from the exons ATGGAAGTGGAGACGGCGAATCTGCCCGAGTACGAAACGGTCATCTCGATCCAGACAGTCTTCCTCCATGTTGTGATAAGCACTGGCTCCATTGTCATCGGGTGTAGAGTCACCCCGGATGACTTCACGAACTGCGTCAAGAAACCCACGGCGCTTTGGCTGACCACGCTAGCGGTGGTGTTCGTTGCACCTCTTAGTGCCTACGTCTTGAGTTTAGCTCTGCATCTGCACTTTTCGGATGGTATCACCCTTTTGGTTGCATCGTGTTGTCCGGCTGATATCCTGTCGCCCATATTCGCCTATTACACCAATGCGGATGTGACTTTATG CTTGTCGGTCATCGTGCTCACGACCGCCATGTCCGTGGGCATGATTCCGCTGGGTATTGTCTTCTGTGCGTCGGCATTCTCGGAGCTCAACCTAGTCGAGATCCCACATGACACCATCGTCTTCATCCTGATACAGTACGTGATAGGGCTATCCATGGGCATGGCGTTCCGAAAGTTTAACGAGAAATGGGCCAACCATACGGTTAGG TTTCTCAGCTTCGTTCCGCCTCTTCTCGTCATAGTAATGGTAACCCTGACGACTGTACAGATCCCAAGGTCCATACAAGCTTCGTTGGTTGGAGCATTCTCCGTTCTCATCTACCTCCTTCTCATGCTAGCCGCGACCTACATCATCGGTGCGCTGTCCGGGCAGGAGCACGCTACCAGCCGGGCGATGGCACTCTGCGCGGCCAACAAAAGCACCCTGCTTGTCCTGACCATCGTTCACAACTCGTACCCGGGCGACGTCCTGGCCGAAGCCCTACCCGTGCCGACTCTGTTGGTGCTCGTGTACATCGCATTTGGCGTCCTGCTGTCGGCATTACACATAATTTACACTAAAGTGAAAGAAAGGCAATCTGACGCCACACTTTCATTCGAGGCTCGTGCATAA